A single Cellulomonas sp. SLBN-39 DNA region contains:
- a CDS encoding TIGR03842 family LLM class F420-dependent oxidoreductase, with protein MDFGVVLQTHPPASRTVELARQAETHGFSHVWTFDSHLLWQEPFVIYSAILAATRKVVVGPMVTNPATRDWTVLASLFATLNEMYGNRTICGIGRGDSAVRTLNGRPSNLATLRDSIEVIRELANDRPAQVGDRTVRFPWAKGSELDVWVAAYGPLALKLTGEVGDGFILQLADPDITAWMVKAVRDSAEAAGRDPDAVKICVAAPGYVGDGASPSERAHMREQCRWFGGMVGNHVADIVKRYGTDSAIPKALTDYIKEREGYDYNEHGRAGNSHTRFVPDEIVERFCLLGSPHEHVERLRELQALGCDQFALYLQHDNKEETMRMYGERIIPALAEQVVATA; from the coding sequence ATGGACTTCGGTGTCGTCCTGCAGACCCACCCGCCCGCGTCGCGGACGGTGGAGCTGGCCCGCCAGGCGGAGACCCACGGCTTCAGCCACGTGTGGACGTTCGACTCGCACCTGCTGTGGCAGGAGCCGTTCGTCATCTACTCCGCGATCCTCGCCGCGACCCGCAAGGTCGTCGTGGGCCCGATGGTCACCAACCCCGCGACGCGGGACTGGACCGTGCTGGCCTCGTTGTTCGCGACGCTCAACGAGATGTACGGCAACCGGACGATCTGCGGCATCGGCCGCGGGGACTCCGCGGTGCGCACCCTCAACGGGCGGCCGTCGAACCTGGCGACGCTGCGCGACTCGATCGAGGTGATCCGCGAGCTCGCCAACGACCGCCCGGCGCAGGTCGGGGACCGCACCGTGCGGTTCCCCTGGGCCAAGGGCTCGGAGCTGGACGTGTGGGTCGCCGCGTACGGGCCGCTGGCCCTGAAGCTGACGGGCGAGGTCGGCGACGGCTTCATCCTGCAGCTCGCGGACCCCGACATCACGGCGTGGATGGTCAAGGCCGTGCGCGACTCGGCCGAGGCCGCCGGGCGCGACCCGGACGCGGTGAAGATCTGCGTCGCCGCCCCCGGGTACGTCGGCGACGGGGCGTCGCCCTCGGAGCGGGCGCACATGCGCGAGCAGTGCCGCTGGTTCGGCGGGATGGTCGGCAACCACGTCGCCGACATCGTGAAGAGGTACGGCACGGACTCCGCGATCCCGAAGGCGCTGACCGACTACATCAAGGAGCGCGAGGGCTACGACTACAACGAGCACGGCCGGGCGGGGAACTCCCACACGCGGTTCGTGCCCGACGAGATCGTCGAGCGGTTCTGCCTGCTGGGTTCCCCGCACGAGCACGTCGAGCGGCTGCGCGAGCTGCAGGCGCTGGGCTGCGACCAGTTCGCCCTCTACCTCCAGCACGACAACAAGGAGGAGACGATGCGCATGTACGGCGAGC